One Mastacembelus armatus chromosome 10, fMasArm1.2, whole genome shotgun sequence DNA window includes the following coding sequences:
- the rbmx gene encoding RNA-binding motif protein, X chromosome isoform X5, translating to MAEADRPGKLFIGGLNTETTEKALEQYFSKYGRIVEVLLMKDRETNKSRGFAFVTFESPADAKDAAREMNGKSLDGKPIKVEQATKPQFESGGRRGPPPMHSRSRGPPRGPRGSRGGPGGMRGPASRDYYDNSGNVEPFFKGMSSRGPPPMKRGPPIRNGGPPPKRSAPSGPMNRPPMSRERDPYGPPPPRRDSMMSRRDDYPSPRDDHYNSKDSYSSRDYNSRDSRDYGPPPRDYSYREYSNSSSRDDYGSLSRGYSDRDSYGGGREPRNYMDRPSGGSYRDSYDGYG from the exons ATGGCAGAGGCGGACCGACCAGGGAAGCTTTTCATTGGCGGACTGAACACCGAGACCACCGAGAAGGCCCTGGAGCAGTACTTCAGCAAATATGGCAGGATTGTCGAAG ttttgttgatgAAGGACCGTGAAACCAACAAATCAAGAGGTTTCGCTTTTGTTACTTTTGAAAGTCCAGCTGATGCTAAGGATGCAGCACGGGAGATGAACGGAAAG TCTCTTGATGGAAAGCCTATCAAAGTGGAGCAGGCAACAAAGCCTCAGTTTGAGAGTGGGGGCAGGCGAGGGCCTCCACCCATGCACTCTCGCAGTCGTGGTCCACCAAGAGGCCCTCGTGGTTCCAGGGGAGGTCCTGGTGGCATGAGGGGCCCAGCTTCCAGAG ACTACTATGATAATTCAGGGAATGTAGAACCCTTCTTTAAAGGGATGTCATCCAGAGGTCCACCTCCGATGAAGAGAGGACCCCCAATTCGTAACGGAGGTCCACCGCCCAAGAGATCTGCACCATCTGGTCCTATGAACAGGC CACCTATGTCAAGGGAAAGGGATCCTTATGGTCCACCCCCTCCTCGCAGAGACTCCATGATGTCCAGGAGAGATGATTATCCGTCACCACGCGATGACCATTATAACTCAAAAGATAG CTACTCCAGTCGGGATTATAATTCCAGAGATTCAAGGGACTATGGACCTCCTCCCAGGGATTACTCATACAGAGAATATTCCAATTCCAGTTCCCGAGATGACTATGGATCATTGTCAAGGGGATACAG TGATCGCGATAGTTACGGGGGAGGCCGTGAACCCAGAAATTATATGGACCGTCCAAGTGGTGGCTCCTACCGAGATTCATATGATGGTTACG GATGA
- the rbmx gene encoding RNA-binding motif protein, X chromosome isoform X1, giving the protein MAEADRPGKLFIGGLNTETTEKALEQYFSKYGRIVEVLLMKDRETNKSRGFAFVTFESPADAKDAAREMNGKSLDGKPIKVEQATKPQFESGGRRGPPPMHSRSRGPPRGPRGSRGGPGGMRGPASRDYYDNSGNVEPFFKGMSSRGPPPMKRGPPIRNGGPPPKRSAPSGPMNRPPMSRERDPYGPPPPRRDSMMSRRDDYPSPRDDHYNSKDSYSSRDYNSRDSRDYGPPPRDYSYREYSNSSSRDDYGSLSRGYSDRDSYGGGREPRNYMDRPSGGSYRDSYDGYGNSRSAPPSRGPPPSYGGSSGSSRYDDYGSSSRDGYGSRDSYPSSRSEPYPPSRGERMGRQERGPAPPVERGYPPRDSYSSSSRGGPRGGRGGSRADRGMARSRY; this is encoded by the exons ATGGCAGAGGCGGACCGACCAGGGAAGCTTTTCATTGGCGGACTGAACACCGAGACCACCGAGAAGGCCCTGGAGCAGTACTTCAGCAAATATGGCAGGATTGTCGAAG ttttgttgatgAAGGACCGTGAAACCAACAAATCAAGAGGTTTCGCTTTTGTTACTTTTGAAAGTCCAGCTGATGCTAAGGATGCAGCACGGGAGATGAACGGAAAG TCTCTTGATGGAAAGCCTATCAAAGTGGAGCAGGCAACAAAGCCTCAGTTTGAGAGTGGGGGCAGGCGAGGGCCTCCACCCATGCACTCTCGCAGTCGTGGTCCACCAAGAGGCCCTCGTGGTTCCAGGGGAGGTCCTGGTGGCATGAGGGGCCCAGCTTCCAGAG ACTACTATGATAATTCAGGGAATGTAGAACCCTTCTTTAAAGGGATGTCATCCAGAGGTCCACCTCCGATGAAGAGAGGACCCCCAATTCGTAACGGAGGTCCACCGCCCAAGAGATCTGCACCATCTGGTCCTATGAACAGGC CACCTATGTCAAGGGAAAGGGATCCTTATGGTCCACCCCCTCCTCGCAGAGACTCCATGATGTCCAGGAGAGATGATTATCCGTCACCACGCGATGACCATTATAACTCAAAAGATAG CTACTCCAGTCGGGATTATAATTCCAGAGATTCAAGGGACTATGGACCTCCTCCCAGGGATTACTCATACAGAGAATATTCCAATTCCAGTTCCCGAGATGACTATGGATCATTGTCAAGGGGATACAG TGATCGCGATAGTTACGGGGGAGGCCGTGAACCCAGAAATTATATGGACCGTCCAAGTGGTGGCTCCTACCGAGATTCATATGATGGTTACG GTAACTCTCGCAGTGCCCCACCTTCACGGGGCCCCCCACCATCCTATGGTGGGAGCAGTGGAAGCAGTCGTTACGATGACTATGGCAGCAGTTCCCGGGATGGCTATGGCAGTCGTGACAGTTACCCCAGCAGTCGGAGTGAACCGTACCCACCTAGCCGTGGTGAGCGAATGGGCAGGCAGGAGAGGGGCCCAGCTCCCCCTGTTGAGAGAGGCTACCCTCCTCGTGATTCGTACAGCAGCTCAAGTCGTGGAGGGCCACGTGGTGGCCGTGGTGGCAGTCGAGCCGATAGGGGAATGGCTCGCAGCAGATACTGA
- the rbmx gene encoding RNA-binding motif protein, X chromosome isoform X2: MAEADRPGKLFIGGLNTETTEKALEQYFSKYGRIVEVLLMKDRETNKSRGFAFVTFESPADAKDAAREMNGKSLDGKPIKVEQATKPQFESGGRRGPPPMHSRSRGPPRGPRGSRGGPGGMRGPASRGNVEPFFKGMSSRGPPPMKRGPPIRNGGPPPKRSAPSGPMNRPPMSRERDPYGPPPPRRDSMMSRRDDYPSPRDDHYNSKDSYSSRDYNSRDSRDYGPPPRDYSYREYSNSSSRDDYGSLSRGYSDRDSYGGGREPRNYMDRPSGGSYRDSYDGYGNSRSAPPSRGPPPSYGGSSGSSRYDDYGSSSRDGYGSRDSYPSSRSEPYPPSRGERMGRQERGPAPPVERGYPPRDSYSSSSRGGPRGGRGGSRADRGMARSRY; this comes from the exons ATGGCAGAGGCGGACCGACCAGGGAAGCTTTTCATTGGCGGACTGAACACCGAGACCACCGAGAAGGCCCTGGAGCAGTACTTCAGCAAATATGGCAGGATTGTCGAAG ttttgttgatgAAGGACCGTGAAACCAACAAATCAAGAGGTTTCGCTTTTGTTACTTTTGAAAGTCCAGCTGATGCTAAGGATGCAGCACGGGAGATGAACGGAAAG TCTCTTGATGGAAAGCCTATCAAAGTGGAGCAGGCAACAAAGCCTCAGTTTGAGAGTGGGGGCAGGCGAGGGCCTCCACCCATGCACTCTCGCAGTCGTGGTCCACCAAGAGGCCCTCGTGGTTCCAGGGGAGGTCCTGGTGGCATGAGGGGCCCAGCTTCCAGAG GGAATGTAGAACCCTTCTTTAAAGGGATGTCATCCAGAGGTCCACCTCCGATGAAGAGAGGACCCCCAATTCGTAACGGAGGTCCACCGCCCAAGAGATCTGCACCATCTGGTCCTATGAACAGGC CACCTATGTCAAGGGAAAGGGATCCTTATGGTCCACCCCCTCCTCGCAGAGACTCCATGATGTCCAGGAGAGATGATTATCCGTCACCACGCGATGACCATTATAACTCAAAAGATAG CTACTCCAGTCGGGATTATAATTCCAGAGATTCAAGGGACTATGGACCTCCTCCCAGGGATTACTCATACAGAGAATATTCCAATTCCAGTTCCCGAGATGACTATGGATCATTGTCAAGGGGATACAG TGATCGCGATAGTTACGGGGGAGGCCGTGAACCCAGAAATTATATGGACCGTCCAAGTGGTGGCTCCTACCGAGATTCATATGATGGTTACG GTAACTCTCGCAGTGCCCCACCTTCACGGGGCCCCCCACCATCCTATGGTGGGAGCAGTGGAAGCAGTCGTTACGATGACTATGGCAGCAGTTCCCGGGATGGCTATGGCAGTCGTGACAGTTACCCCAGCAGTCGGAGTGAACCGTACCCACCTAGCCGTGGTGAGCGAATGGGCAGGCAGGAGAGGGGCCCAGCTCCCCCTGTTGAGAGAGGCTACCCTCCTCGTGATTCGTACAGCAGCTCAAGTCGTGGAGGGCCACGTGGTGGCCGTGGTGGCAGTCGAGCCGATAGGGGAATGGCTCGCAGCAGATACTGA
- the rbmx gene encoding RNA-binding motif protein, X chromosome isoform X4: MAEADRPGKLFIGGLNTETTEKALEQYFSKYGRIVEVLLMKDRETNKSRGFAFVTFESPADAKDAAREMNGKSLDGKPIKVEQATKPQFESGGRRGPPPMHSRSRGPPRGPRGSRGGPGGMRGPASRGMSSRGPPPMKRGPPIRNGGPPPKRSAPSGPMNRPPMSRERDPYGPPPPRRDSMMSRRDDYPSPRDDHYNSKDSYSSRDYNSRDSRDYGPPPRDYSYREYSNSSSRDDYGSLSRGYSDRDSYGGGREPRNYMDRPSGGSYRDSYDGYGNSRSAPPSRGPPPSYGGSSGSSRYDDYGSSSRDGYGSRDSYPSSRSEPYPPSRGERMGRQERGPAPPVERGYPPRDSYSSSSRGGPRGGRGGSRADRGMARSRY, encoded by the exons ATGGCAGAGGCGGACCGACCAGGGAAGCTTTTCATTGGCGGACTGAACACCGAGACCACCGAGAAGGCCCTGGAGCAGTACTTCAGCAAATATGGCAGGATTGTCGAAG ttttgttgatgAAGGACCGTGAAACCAACAAATCAAGAGGTTTCGCTTTTGTTACTTTTGAAAGTCCAGCTGATGCTAAGGATGCAGCACGGGAGATGAACGGAAAG TCTCTTGATGGAAAGCCTATCAAAGTGGAGCAGGCAACAAAGCCTCAGTTTGAGAGTGGGGGCAGGCGAGGGCCTCCACCCATGCACTCTCGCAGTCGTGGTCCACCAAGAGGCCCTCGTGGTTCCAGGGGAGGTCCTGGTGGCATGAGGGGCCCAGCTTCCAGAG GGATGTCATCCAGAGGTCCACCTCCGATGAAGAGAGGACCCCCAATTCGTAACGGAGGTCCACCGCCCAAGAGATCTGCACCATCTGGTCCTATGAACAGGC CACCTATGTCAAGGGAAAGGGATCCTTATGGTCCACCCCCTCCTCGCAGAGACTCCATGATGTCCAGGAGAGATGATTATCCGTCACCACGCGATGACCATTATAACTCAAAAGATAG CTACTCCAGTCGGGATTATAATTCCAGAGATTCAAGGGACTATGGACCTCCTCCCAGGGATTACTCATACAGAGAATATTCCAATTCCAGTTCCCGAGATGACTATGGATCATTGTCAAGGGGATACAG TGATCGCGATAGTTACGGGGGAGGCCGTGAACCCAGAAATTATATGGACCGTCCAAGTGGTGGCTCCTACCGAGATTCATATGATGGTTACG GTAACTCTCGCAGTGCCCCACCTTCACGGGGCCCCCCACCATCCTATGGTGGGAGCAGTGGAAGCAGTCGTTACGATGACTATGGCAGCAGTTCCCGGGATGGCTATGGCAGTCGTGACAGTTACCCCAGCAGTCGGAGTGAACCGTACCCACCTAGCCGTGGTGAGCGAATGGGCAGGCAGGAGAGGGGCCCAGCTCCCCCTGTTGAGAGAGGCTACCCTCCTCGTGATTCGTACAGCAGCTCAAGTCGTGGAGGGCCACGTGGTGGCCGTGGTGGCAGTCGAGCCGATAGGGGAATGGCTCGCAGCAGATACTGA
- the rbmx gene encoding RNA-binding motif protein, X chromosome isoform X3, giving the protein MAEADRPGKLFIGGLNTETTEKALEQYFSKYGRIVEVLLMKDRETNKSRGFAFVTFESPADAKDAAREMNGKSLDGKPIKVEQATKPQFESGGRRGPPPMHSRSRGPPRGPRGSRGGPGGMRGPASREPFFKGMSSRGPPPMKRGPPIRNGGPPPKRSAPSGPMNRPPMSRERDPYGPPPPRRDSMMSRRDDYPSPRDDHYNSKDSYSSRDYNSRDSRDYGPPPRDYSYREYSNSSSRDDYGSLSRGYSDRDSYGGGREPRNYMDRPSGGSYRDSYDGYGNSRSAPPSRGPPPSYGGSSGSSRYDDYGSSSRDGYGSRDSYPSSRSEPYPPSRGERMGRQERGPAPPVERGYPPRDSYSSSSRGGPRGGRGGSRADRGMARSRY; this is encoded by the exons ATGGCAGAGGCGGACCGACCAGGGAAGCTTTTCATTGGCGGACTGAACACCGAGACCACCGAGAAGGCCCTGGAGCAGTACTTCAGCAAATATGGCAGGATTGTCGAAG ttttgttgatgAAGGACCGTGAAACCAACAAATCAAGAGGTTTCGCTTTTGTTACTTTTGAAAGTCCAGCTGATGCTAAGGATGCAGCACGGGAGATGAACGGAAAG TCTCTTGATGGAAAGCCTATCAAAGTGGAGCAGGCAACAAAGCCTCAGTTTGAGAGTGGGGGCAGGCGAGGGCCTCCACCCATGCACTCTCGCAGTCGTGGTCCACCAAGAGGCCCTCGTGGTTCCAGGGGAGGTCCTGGTGGCATGAGGGGCCCAGCTTCCAGAG AACCCTTCTTTAAAGGGATGTCATCCAGAGGTCCACCTCCGATGAAGAGAGGACCCCCAATTCGTAACGGAGGTCCACCGCCCAAGAGATCTGCACCATCTGGTCCTATGAACAGGC CACCTATGTCAAGGGAAAGGGATCCTTATGGTCCACCCCCTCCTCGCAGAGACTCCATGATGTCCAGGAGAGATGATTATCCGTCACCACGCGATGACCATTATAACTCAAAAGATAG CTACTCCAGTCGGGATTATAATTCCAGAGATTCAAGGGACTATGGACCTCCTCCCAGGGATTACTCATACAGAGAATATTCCAATTCCAGTTCCCGAGATGACTATGGATCATTGTCAAGGGGATACAG TGATCGCGATAGTTACGGGGGAGGCCGTGAACCCAGAAATTATATGGACCGTCCAAGTGGTGGCTCCTACCGAGATTCATATGATGGTTACG GTAACTCTCGCAGTGCCCCACCTTCACGGGGCCCCCCACCATCCTATGGTGGGAGCAGTGGAAGCAGTCGTTACGATGACTATGGCAGCAGTTCCCGGGATGGCTATGGCAGTCGTGACAGTTACCCCAGCAGTCGGAGTGAACCGTACCCACCTAGCCGTGGTGAGCGAATGGGCAGGCAGGAGAGGGGCCCAGCTCCCCCTGTTGAGAGAGGCTACCCTCCTCGTGATTCGTACAGCAGCTCAAGTCGTGGAGGGCCACGTGGTGGCCGTGGTGGCAGTCGAGCCGATAGGGGAATGGCTCGCAGCAGATACTGA